In Paenibacillus sp. BIC5C1, a genomic segment contains:
- a CDS encoding helix-turn-helix domain-containing protein — protein MLNIRYLWQKRESIIVTWLVSYSAVLIVPILISLVIYIQANETLKSEIHRANDSLLKQMRYTIDTQVDLMKRLNMEMTWSPNLQTLMYSNQPAKEAPYTAYQLVKELRLYKTSYASIDEFYVVWKKDQSILRSGNIRDMRTAFHTLHNTGAMSFEAWRDQILGTETNQFVILPHQNAAPVESSIAYVTRLPDDLNGQETGTVVVMADTRRFQEAIESISGFSDATLLILNQNNEILMSNRPGSEELKPFMNGNQVQLDNAKVGKSEMFYMDSAVSDLKYALIIPSSLYWEKAVYVRNFTYISIVVSLISAGVLTWFFMRRNYSPIQQLVESLKDKNSQNEPADRNELRFIQKVIMNTRSEKNEIAQQLQKHQQVLRSNMINRLLKGKQDTLVPYEDAFRSFHMPLYSSEFAVILFVIENEENLYGKLPGIDINERNKLIHLIISNVVEELASERQHVGYVAEVDDMMVCLVNMKADSSDWNQDLHHIAAEAQRFLERYDMELTISISGRHTSWIGIAEAYQEAVDAMEYKMVLGKKGIITYGDVRSDAMADDPFGYYYPLQVEQQLLNFIKAGDTDQASAYMNEITERNFDKPIMSLTLARCLIFNLVGTMIKAINDLGDRDNHTLTQYPHRIEDIIAGDTIQEMQEALQNLLEEVCSYAADKRATNVSQEREDSLRHLSTQVTQYIESNYTDVNLNVNAIGEHFELKGSYLSKLFKNQTGEGLLDCIHKCRIRQAKEMMEHKQESITEISRLVGYNDAATFIRVFKKYEGITPGKYKEIS, from the coding sequence TTGCTAAACATTCGATATTTGTGGCAAAAACGTGAAAGCATAATTGTGACCTGGCTTGTCTCTTACAGTGCTGTTTTAATTGTGCCGATTTTGATCAGTTTGGTTATATACATACAAGCCAATGAGACATTGAAGAGTGAAATCCATCGGGCCAACGATTCTTTATTGAAGCAGATGCGATATACGATCGATACTCAAGTTGATCTGATGAAGCGGTTAAACATGGAGATGACATGGAGCCCAAATCTGCAAACGCTGATGTATTCCAATCAGCCGGCCAAAGAGGCGCCTTATACGGCATACCAACTGGTAAAGGAACTTCGTCTCTATAAAACATCCTACGCATCCATCGATGAATTCTACGTCGTGTGGAAAAAAGATCAATCCATTCTCCGTTCAGGTAATATTCGGGATATGCGAACGGCATTTCATACCTTACATAACACAGGTGCCATGTCTTTCGAAGCGTGGCGGGATCAGATTCTGGGTACAGAGACGAATCAGTTCGTCATACTGCCACATCAGAATGCAGCTCCGGTGGAGTCTTCCATTGCATACGTTACCCGTCTGCCTGATGATTTGAATGGTCAGGAGACCGGTACGGTTGTCGTCATGGCGGATACGCGAAGATTTCAGGAAGCGATTGAGAGCATTTCGGGTTTTAGTGACGCCACGCTGCTGATTCTGAACCAGAATAACGAGATTCTGATGAGCAATCGTCCCGGATCGGAGGAATTGAAGCCATTCATGAATGGTAATCAGGTTCAGTTGGATAACGCCAAGGTAGGCAAGTCGGAGATGTTCTACATGGACTCCGCGGTATCCGATCTGAAGTACGCATTGATTATTCCCAGCAGTCTGTATTGGGAAAAGGCAGTATATGTCCGCAATTTTACGTATATCAGTATCGTGGTGAGTCTCATTAGTGCGGGTGTACTGACCTGGTTCTTCATGCGCCGGAATTACTCCCCAATCCAACAGCTCGTGGAATCGCTAAAAGACAAAAATTCGCAGAACGAACCTGCTGATCGGAACGAACTTCGGTTTATTCAGAAAGTCATCATGAACACACGGTCAGAAAAGAACGAGATTGCCCAGCAGCTGCAGAAACATCAGCAGGTGCTGCGCTCCAATATGATTAATCGACTTCTGAAAGGCAAACAGGATACGCTCGTGCCTTATGAAGATGCATTCCGGTCCTTTCATATGCCGCTGTATTCAAGTGAATTTGCTGTTATCCTATTTGTCATCGAAAATGAAGAAAATCTCTATGGAAAGCTGCCAGGTATTGATATCAATGAACGAAACAAATTGATCCATCTCATTATTTCCAATGTGGTTGAAGAACTGGCTTCAGAGCGTCAGCACGTCGGATATGTAGCAGAAGTTGATGATATGATGGTTTGCCTTGTAAATATGAAAGCGGATTCTTCGGATTGGAACCAGGATCTTCATCACATTGCGGCAGAAGCGCAGCGCTTCTTGGAACGCTATGATATGGAACTTACGATTTCCATCAGCGGACGCCATACGTCGTGGATTGGCATTGCCGAAGCATACCAGGAAGCAGTCGACGCAATGGAATACAAAATGGTTCTTGGCAAGAAAGGCATCATTACCTATGGGGATGTACGCAGCGATGCGATGGCGGATGACCCGTTTGGCTACTACTATCCGCTTCAGGTGGAACAGCAGCTCCTTAATTTCATCAAAGCGGGAGATACAGACCAAGCCAGCGCTTATATGAACGAGATTACAGAGCGAAATTTTGATAAACCGATTATGTCACTCACACTCGCACGTTGCCTGATTTTTAACCTGGTAGGTACAATGATAAAGGCTATCAATGATCTGGGGGACAGGGATAACCATACGCTAACCCAATACCCGCATCGGATTGAGGACATTATTGCCGGGGATACCATCCAGGAGATGCAGGAGGCTTTGCAGAATTTGCTTGAGGAGGTATGTTCCTACGCCGCTGACAAGCGCGCAACGAATGTATCACAAGAACGTGAGGATTCTCTGCGTCATCTCAGTACCCAAGTCACACAGTATATTGAGAGCAACTATACAGACGTGAATTTGAACGTCAACGCGATTGGTGAACATTTTGAGCTTAAGGGCAGTTACTTGTCCAAACTCTTCAAGAATCAGACTGGTGAGGGTCTGCTGGACTGCATTCATAAGTGCCGTATCCGACAGGCGAAAGAAATGATGGAGCATAAACAAGAATCCATTACCGAAATATCCCGATTGGTCGGGTATAACGATGCAGCAACTTTCATCCGGGTATTCAAGAAATATGAAGGCATTACGCCCGGTAAATATAAAGAAATCAGTTAA
- a CDS encoding discoidin domain-containing protein, with the protein MRRKWPFLVLAFTLTVGLSVPGTQEVRASEGDSQPSIDRVGENLSLGTDGRSRLYPNDWYPGFKDEQGRFLHDFSYAGYQRGETELPKTPKNKRIDVTKSPYFADPSGSRDATQAIQKAIDAAVALDGGVVYLPKGTYQVNPQDGKDYSLNIPASRVVLKGDGMNKTHIYNAQQNMKNKDIIRIGNGDWKKTGISTKLRKSVTDPTVLLPVEDTSGFAVNDYVVISFETTPGFLRELGMQNKWSSRLGKVEPLFYRQIVGVDSENKTITLDIPTRYPMKLRDYITISQTADPIVEVGLEDFSIANIQNAKSGLGEDDFKVVGTAGYEADNAKAVNVIAVANSWIRNINTYKPAGNSDYHLLSKGIILDRTKNITVDHVTMQYPQYRGANGNGYLYQFIGNDNLIKNSKAIGARHSFTYANFSANGNVLQSSYSEKPSLLTDFHMYLSMANLIDNLVVNGDGISAITRDYGSSETNRHGVVTTESVFWNTTGQAAHPSKSGVIVESEQFGNGYVIGTKGKDTGVNVNIVGSIPDANTQPFDMAEGIGEGDRLSPQSLYQDQSKKRIKDIHLGLQSLLVNGEAIGGMQFLRTDYVHTLPYGTTETPIISAKAYAKDAKVKIKQPQQTNGTGEITVSYRGHKQNVRVKFKVAETPVLPENISISPNKTVPGWRVAGNAISAGGSGELSSFLTLDNGEIVNIAELNVPVTYTSSDDTIGYTEGTTFHAVKAGKVDIVVSCVFNGVTVEAREKFEVKEPMAEPEGPFAVISKVTASADDGNLPIHTIDRDPDSRWSADGKGQYLQLELEQQTQVGQVSIQFYNGHTRSNYFDLEISTDGINYQKVLSNVASQKQAAYETFEFEPAQAKFIRYVGQGNESNTWNSIIEFWVHEN; encoded by the coding sequence ATGCGTAGAAAGTGGCCTTTTTTAGTGTTGGCATTTACGTTGACCGTTGGATTGTCTGTACCTGGAACCCAGGAGGTTCGAGCGTCAGAGGGTGACTCACAGCCATCTATTGATCGTGTCGGTGAGAATCTGTCTCTGGGTACGGATGGCAGAAGCAGACTCTATCCAAACGATTGGTATCCAGGATTTAAAGATGAACAGGGAAGGTTTCTGCATGACTTTTCGTATGCCGGTTATCAGCGCGGGGAAACAGAACTACCTAAAACGCCTAAAAACAAACGTATCGATGTTACCAAATCACCGTACTTTGCTGATCCTTCAGGGAGTCGTGATGCAACGCAGGCTATTCAAAAGGCAATTGATGCTGCTGTTGCGTTAGATGGGGGTGTCGTGTATCTTCCCAAGGGTACATATCAGGTTAACCCTCAGGACGGCAAAGATTATTCACTAAACATTCCTGCAAGTCGTGTGGTCCTGAAAGGTGACGGGATGAACAAGACTCATATCTATAATGCACAGCAAAATATGAAAAACAAGGATATTATCCGGATCGGTAACGGAGATTGGAAGAAAACCGGAATTTCCACGAAACTTCGCAAATCGGTTACTGATCCAACCGTCCTGCTACCCGTTGAGGATACGAGCGGGTTTGCAGTGAATGATTACGTGGTCATTTCATTTGAAACGACGCCAGGTTTCTTACGTGAACTCGGCATGCAAAACAAGTGGTCGTCACGTCTCGGGAAAGTAGAACCGTTATTCTATCGCCAAATCGTGGGCGTAGATTCAGAGAACAAAACGATTACGTTAGACATTCCGACGCGTTATCCAATGAAGTTGCGCGATTATATTACGATTAGTCAGACCGCTGATCCGATTGTCGAAGTAGGTTTGGAGGATTTCTCGATCGCCAACATTCAAAATGCGAAATCGGGGCTTGGTGAAGATGACTTCAAAGTCGTTGGGACTGCTGGATATGAAGCCGATAATGCCAAAGCGGTCAATGTGATTGCAGTGGCCAACAGCTGGATTCGAAATATTAACACCTATAAACCAGCCGGCAATTCAGATTATCATCTGTTGTCCAAGGGTATTATTCTGGACCGTACGAAGAACATCACTGTGGATCATGTAACCATGCAGTACCCGCAGTATCGTGGAGCGAATGGGAATGGTTATTTATATCAATTTATAGGCAATGATAATCTCATTAAGAATAGTAAGGCAATAGGAGCTAGACATAGCTTCACATATGCCAACTTCTCTGCGAACGGGAATGTCCTGCAAAGTTCGTATTCTGAGAAGCCTTCATTATTGACTGATTTTCATATGTATTTAAGCATGGCGAACCTGATCGACAACCTGGTCGTTAACGGGGACGGGATCTCTGCCATTACACGGGATTATGGATCATCCGAAACGAATCGTCATGGGGTGGTAACCACTGAAAGTGTGTTCTGGAATACGACCGGACAGGCGGCACACCCTAGTAAATCCGGCGTTATTGTAGAATCAGAACAATTCGGGAATGGATATGTCATTGGAACAAAAGGAAAGGACACCGGCGTGAACGTCAACATTGTAGGTTCCATACCCGATGCGAATACGCAGCCATTTGATATGGCAGAAGGCATTGGGGAGGGCGATCGTTTATCCCCACAAAGTTTATATCAGGATCAGAGCAAGAAGCGAATCAAAGATATTCATCTGGGGCTTCAATCCCTGTTGGTGAACGGCGAAGCTATCGGGGGTATGCAGTTTTTAAGAACCGATTACGTTCACACTTTGCCTTATGGCACAACCGAAACGCCGATCATCTCTGCAAAAGCTTATGCCAAGGATGCAAAGGTAAAAATTAAGCAACCGCAACAGACTAATGGAACTGGAGAGATCACTGTATCCTATCGGGGCCACAAACAGAACGTGCGAGTTAAGTTTAAGGTAGCTGAAACACCCGTACTTCCAGAGAATATCTCCATAAGTCCCAATAAAACAGTACCCGGCTGGAGAGTTGCAGGTAATGCGATCAGCGCAGGCGGAAGCGGAGAATTATCCTCTTTTCTAACATTAGATAATGGCGAGATCGTAAATATTGCAGAATTGAATGTTCCTGTGACGTACACATCAAGTGATGATACGATCGGATATACAGAAGGAACTACATTCCATGCAGTAAAAGCGGGAAAGGTCGACATCGTCGTGAGTTGCGTCTTTAATGGAGTAACAGTCGAGGCACGTGAGAAATTTGAGGTCAAAGAGCCTATGGCTGAACCGGAAGGACCTTTCGCTGTCATAAGCAAGGTTACGGCAAGTGCAGATGATGGCAATCTGCCGATCCATACAATCGATCGTGATCCAGACTCCAGATGGTCTGCAGATGGAAAGGGACAATACCTGCAGTTGGAGCTTGAGCAACAGACTCAAGTAGGGCAGGTAAGCATTCAATTCTATAATGGACATACACGATCCAATTATTTTGATTTGGAGATATCAACTGATGGTATTAATTACCAAAAAGTGTTAAGTAACGTGGCCAGTCAAAAACAGGCGGCTTATGAGACATTTGAATTTGAACCGGCTCAGGCCAAATTCATTCGTTATGTCGGCCAAGGCAACGAATCGAATACCTGGAACAGCATTATTGAATTTTGGGTGCACGAGAATTAA
- a CDS encoding DUF3888 domain-containing protein: protein MRALEMKRCIGLLLTVIIFFVTIQHVCAKPNDEPLKRLVLTLLAPKIQEQINQYYISKLTVSPTYAPFLDGTDVDVKYHSSHIDVQVKTIPYVGPHLDVGLDSMRFSIDNSGSVVVLEYKHIRDYNLPPNWQEIIKTRKTNGKLTEKSSK, encoded by the coding sequence ATGAGGGCTTTAGAAATGAAAAGATGTATCGGATTACTGCTAACAGTTATCATTTTCTTTGTGACAATACAGCACGTCTGTGCAAAGCCAAACGATGAACCATTGAAGCGACTTGTACTTACTTTGTTAGCTCCAAAAATACAGGAACAGATTAACCAATACTATATAAGTAAATTAACTGTATCACCTACGTATGCGCCTTTTTTGGATGGAACTGATGTAGACGTTAAATATCATTCTTCGCATATTGATGTTCAGGTTAAAACAATCCCGTACGTAGGACCTCATTTGGATGTTGGACTCGACTCGATGAGGTTTAGTATAGATAACTCCGGTTCAGTAGTAGTTCTTGAGTATAAGCACATTAGGGATTATAACTTGCCTCCTAACTGGCAAGAAATTATTAAAACTCGTAAAACTAACGGGAAACTAACTGAGAAGTCATCAAAATGA
- a CDS encoding M56 family metallopeptidase → MSLTLHENLLSFLGWVIRGSFMVSILILLVLILQFLLRNKIEARWKYWLWLPVVIRLLLPWAPESSLSLYNVLSLEAIAPGIHKQTQTSSGWKEAGRMSEATIHIERFTGPEVSGTSEVPDPSLESGPVQESGLWWNGSNNMLLSVWLAGVLLLAAKTVYDQLRLKQALRESRKMDTPFLLAVFHETKQQLGVKRKVQFVASDRIPGPAVVGFSKPAIVISPSLLITLQKDQLQYILAHEFAHIKRRDVAVNWLIHIILIIHWFNPLLWLAVYKARQDQEMACDACVLNRMNPQQNIAYGQTIIHVLEHFSGNQRQPGLAGLSATHKLMKRRLTMIKHFHKKSYRLSILGMGMILALGSVTLVNAKESDAGSVTPKASVQSEQDLNAALNNDPDMIYPEGDVDREFYKKELEKARKKAEAAAKALTPEEKKYIEDETNRVKKLSKETGDMYVLYYKYKDLNNGLDLSYWGAVERFSAYEDYLKKASTLEGSILKQPKNLPEGYKFSKARIEGPTEGRFLDEIRAEGKKSGKPIYAKKISWKEAATIRLEYTNGNDTLAISKYMLDSEGNKKKGFFEDDLPAHIYPKYVFWHEGGFEYSISTTWDMSKEQKVKILKEAVQK, encoded by the coding sequence ATGAGTCTTACATTGCATGAAAATTTATTGTCTTTTTTAGGCTGGGTAATTCGCGGATCGTTCATGGTCTCCATCCTGATTCTACTTGTCCTAATCCTGCAATTTCTATTAAGAAACAAGATTGAAGCCAGATGGAAATATTGGCTTTGGCTTCCTGTGGTCATTCGTTTGCTGCTCCCTTGGGCCCCGGAATCCTCGCTTAGCCTATACAATGTTTTGTCCCTGGAGGCCATAGCGCCCGGTATTCATAAACAAACTCAAACTTCATCGGGTTGGAAGGAAGCGGGGAGAATGAGCGAGGCGACGATTCATATTGAGCGCTTTACAGGCCCGGAAGTGAGTGGAACTTCAGAAGTACCTGATCCATCCCTTGAATCGGGACCCGTGCAGGAGAGCGGCCTTTGGTGGAATGGCTCCAACAATATGCTGCTGTCGGTTTGGCTTGCGGGCGTGCTGCTTCTTGCCGCGAAAACGGTATACGACCAGCTTCGATTAAAACAAGCCCTGCGCGAAAGCCGAAAAATGGACACGCCTTTTCTGTTGGCAGTTTTTCACGAGACGAAACAACAATTAGGTGTAAAGCGAAAAGTGCAGTTTGTGGCCAGCGATCGAATTCCCGGACCTGCCGTGGTCGGTTTTAGCAAGCCAGCGATTGTCATTTCGCCCAGTCTGCTCATCACGCTGCAAAAAGATCAACTTCAATATATTCTCGCGCATGAGTTTGCACATATTAAGCGGCGGGACGTCGCAGTGAACTGGTTGATCCATATCATCCTGATCATCCATTGGTTTAATCCGTTATTATGGCTAGCCGTATATAAAGCAAGACAGGACCAGGAGATGGCCTGCGATGCATGTGTCTTGAATCGGATGAACCCGCAGCAAAATATTGCATACGGACAAACGATCATCCATGTGTTGGAGCATTTTTCAGGAAACCAACGCCAACCGGGACTTGCCGGCCTGTCCGCCACGCATAAACTAATGAAAAGGAGACTTACGATGATTAAACATTTTCATAAAAAATCATACCGCCTGTCCATTCTGGGGATGGGGATGATTCTCGCGCTTGGCAGCGTGACATTAGTTAATGCCAAGGAAAGCGATGCGGGGAGCGTAACACCAAAGGCTTCCGTGCAATCGGAACAGGATTTAAACGCTGCTTTGAATAATGATCCGGATATGATCTATCCCGAGGGGGATGTAGACCGCGAGTTCTATAAGAAAGAACTGGAAAAGGCCCGAAAAAAAGCAGAAGCAGCAGCCAAGGCTCTAACTCCAGAGGAAAAGAAGTATATCGAAGATGAGACCAATAGAGTGAAGAAGCTAAGTAAAGAGACAGGTGATATGTACGTTCTGTATTATAAATATAAGGATCTTAACAACGGTCTCGACCTGAGTTATTGGGGAGCGGTAGAAAGATTCTCTGCTTACGAGGACTACTTGAAAAAAGCTTCCACTCTGGAGGGTTCCATTCTGAAGCAGCCCAAAAATTTGCCGGAGGGATATAAGTTTTCCAAAGCGAGAATTGAAGGTCCAACCGAAGGAAGGTTCCTTGATGAAATAAGGGCGGAAGGCAAGAAGAGCGGAAAACCCATCTACGCGAAAAAGATAAGCTGGAAAGAGGCGGCAACCATCCGTCTTGAATATACGAACGGGAACGATACGCTGGCCATTTCTAAATATATGTTAGACTCAGAAGGAAACAAGAAAAAAGGTTTCTTTGAGGATGACTTACCGGCACATATCTATCCAAAATACGTTTTTTGGCATGAAGGCGGATTCGAATACAGCATTTCAACCACATGGGATATGTCCAAGGAACAAAAGGTCAAAATTCTGAAAGAAGCGGTGCAAAAATAA
- a CDS encoding extracellular solute-binding protein gives MNVKRELAFITKVTGFILLLGMLTACDQNGTDSNAKLDERSGSSEYQTVSITSPNDDGKLTYWAELNGNAASIKSSFNEVPFFQEWQRRTGVNLQFIRPPANQAKEAINVLLTSGELPDMIEYEWSNYPGGPEKAIKDGYILRLNDVINQYAPHLKQYLTEHPDIDMQIRTANGSYYAFPFIQGDDKLRTYQGPIIRKDWLDELGLDVPTTIAEWHTMLQAFKDKKGAEAPLTFLGVPNPLFGIEGGGFIGAFGIKKGFYVEDGQIKFGAQEPEYKAFLSLFREWYAEGLIDKNLAAVDSETQDTNMTTGRSGASIWNAGAGIGTWLPILQETDSQAKLVPAPYPVMNKGDRPKFGQLAPAIGSSGVAISSNSHHVEEAARMLDYGYGPEGHLLFNFGIEGVSFEMKDGYPTYTETILKNPDKWSPAQALAMYTRASYFGPFVQDTRYMEQYYILPEQKEAVQLWSSTDAVLHQVPTLPKTEKESTEMSVIMQEVNKVVDEMSLKIIFGIEPVDAFDTYVEQIKSLQIDRAIEIQQQALERYNRAVSSK, from the coding sequence ATGAACGTAAAGAGGGAGTTGGCATTCATAACAAAGGTGACAGGATTCATCCTGCTGCTTGGCATGCTGACTGCTTGCGATCAGAACGGGACAGATTCGAATGCCAAGCTGGATGAACGTTCCGGCTCATCAGAGTACCAGACCGTCTCAATTACTTCACCCAATGACGATGGAAAATTAACCTACTGGGCAGAATTGAATGGCAATGCAGCAAGCATTAAGTCCAGCTTCAATGAAGTTCCTTTTTTTCAGGAGTGGCAGCGGAGAACCGGAGTCAACCTTCAATTCATCCGGCCTCCCGCCAATCAGGCCAAAGAAGCGATTAATGTACTGCTTACGTCTGGAGAACTGCCGGATATGATTGAATACGAGTGGAGCAATTATCCCGGTGGGCCGGAGAAAGCGATCAAAGACGGTTATATTCTGCGATTAAACGATGTTATTAATCAATACGCACCTCATCTAAAACAGTACCTGACCGAGCATCCAGACATTGATATGCAGATTCGCACAGCGAACGGAAGTTATTACGCGTTTCCTTTTATTCAGGGAGATGATAAGCTGCGAACCTATCAAGGGCCGATTATTCGGAAGGACTGGCTGGATGAGCTTGGACTTGATGTGCCAACCACGATTGCCGAATGGCATACGATGCTTCAGGCATTTAAGGACAAAAAGGGAGCTGAGGCCCCGCTTACTTTTCTAGGTGTTCCGAATCCGTTGTTCGGTATTGAAGGTGGCGGTTTTATTGGCGCTTTTGGCATTAAAAAGGGGTTCTACGTGGAAGATGGCCAAATTAAGTTTGGGGCACAAGAACCTGAATATAAGGCTTTCCTATCCTTATTTCGTGAATGGTATGCAGAGGGACTCATTGACAAGAATCTGGCTGCTGTCGATTCGGAGACTCAGGATACAAACATGACCACAGGACGCAGCGGCGCGAGTATCTGGAATGCAGGGGCAGGGATTGGTACATGGCTACCGATCTTGCAGGAGACGGATTCCCAGGCAAAGCTTGTGCCAGCGCCATATCCTGTCATGAACAAAGGGGATCGCCCGAAATTTGGTCAACTTGCTCCCGCTATCGGTTCCAGTGGAGTCGCCATATCCAGCAACAGTCACCATGTAGAAGAAGCAGCACGGATGCTGGACTACGGGTATGGGCCTGAGGGACATTTGCTGTTCAACTTTGGCATAGAAGGTGTTAGTTTTGAGATGAAGGACGGGTATCCGACGTATACCGAGACTATTTTGAAAAACCCTGATAAGTGGTCGCCGGCACAAGCGCTTGCGATGTACACCAGAGCGAGTTATTTCGGTCCATTTGTGCAGGATACGCGATATATGGAACAATATTATATTTTGCCGGAACAGAAAGAGGCGGTGCAGCTATGGTCCAGTACAGATGCTGTTCTCCATCAGGTACCGACCCTGCCCAAAACCGAGAAAGAAAGCACGGAGATGTCAGTCATCATGCAGGAAGTGAACAAGGTGGTGGACGAGATGTCGCTTAAAATCATTTTTGGTATTGAGCCGGTGGATGCTTTTGATACGTATGTCGAGCAAATCAAGTCATTACAGATTGATCGTGCGATTGAGATTCAGCAACAGGCGTTAGAGCGATATAATCGCGCTGTATCCTCTAAATAA
- a CDS encoding BlaI/MecI/CopY family transcriptional regulator — protein MNQIPPITDAELEIMRVLWINPSCPSSEVVKQMTDRMGWSPNTTRTLLSRLVQKEAAGAKLEKGSKRTQLFYPIISEQEYLQSETKSFMKKLYGGALKPMLANFLQDKKLNAQEIEDLKALFDENRREDGETEKREP, from the coding sequence ATGAATCAAATACCACCGATTACGGATGCAGAGCTGGAAATTATGCGCGTATTATGGATAAATCCGTCCTGCCCTTCCAGCGAGGTCGTAAAACAAATGACGGATCGAATGGGGTGGAGCCCCAATACGACCCGGACGCTCCTCAGCCGTCTGGTGCAGAAGGAAGCAGCGGGTGCGAAACTGGAAAAGGGTTCAAAGCGCACCCAACTATTTTATCCGATCATCAGCGAGCAGGAGTATCTGCAGTCTGAAACCAAGTCCTTCATGAAAAAACTTTATGGGGGGGCTTTAAAGCCAATGCTGGCCAACTTTCTACAGGATAAAAAACTGAATGCACAAGAAATCGAGGATCTAAAGGCTTTGTTTGACGAAAACCGCAGAGAAGACGGGGAAACAGAAAAGAGAGAGCCCTGA